A DNA window from Daucus carota subsp. sativus chromosome 3, DH1 v3.0, whole genome shotgun sequence contains the following coding sequences:
- the LOC108214671 gene encoding protein ULTRAPETALA 1: MEGSPRESVTNGASMFNEEDTREIYGLRVCEDHVDVTCGCTSHQYGDAVGTLRVFPNGDLEINCECTPGCDEDKLTPAAFEKHSGRETARKWKNNVWVISNGEKVPLAKTVLLKYYNQTTKYGNGRPQISRGHRDEFVTCTQCGKMRRFRLRNKEECRVYHDASRDVNWKCSNSPDKRVSCGDEEERASRRVYLGCSRSQTCGGCTSCVCFGCKTCRFSDCSCQTCKDFTMNAKN; encoded by the exons ATGGAGGGGAGTCCAAGAGAAAGTGTGACGAATGGCGCGTCGATGTTCAACGAGGAAGATACGAGAGAGATATATGGGCTGAGGGTTTGCGAGGATCATGTTGATGTGACTTGCGGATGCACTAGTCATCAATACGGTGATGCTGTTGGGACTCTTAGGGTTTTTCCTAATGGTGATCTTGAAATCAACTGTGAATGCACCCCTGGTTGTGACGAAG ACAAGTTAACCCCAGCTGCATTTGAGAAGCATTCTGGAAGAGAAACTGCCAGAAAGTGGAAGAATAATGTTTGGGTCATATCTAATGGTGAGAAGGTCCCACTGGCAAAGACAGTACTTCTGAAGTACTACAATCAAACAACTAAATATGGCAATGGACGACCTCAAATCAGTCGCGGCCATCGTGATGAGTTTGTTACTTGTACTCAGTGTGGCAAGATGCGAAGGTTCCGACTCCGTAACAAAGAAGAATGTCGAGTTTACCATGATGCTTCGAGAGATGTAAACTGGAAATGTTCTAATTCACCAGATAAAAG GGTGTCATGTGGAGACGAGGAGGAACGAGCTAGTCGAAGAGTTTACCTTGGATGTTCCCGTTCTCAAACATGCGGAGGCTGTACATCCTGCGTATGTTTTGGATGTAAAACTTGTCGTTTTTCAGATTGTAGCTGCCAGACATGTAAGGATTTCACTATGAATGCCAAAAATTGA
- the LOC108214714 gene encoding secretory carrier-associated membrane protein 1 yields MAGGEDTNPFAADDDVNPFARTSSTNSRPRQLPPERATYSDATVNIPLDGAKDLRKREMELQAKEDELNKREQELKRKEDAIARAGIIIEEKNWPPLFPIIHHDIANEIPIHLRKLQYVAFTTWLGLILCLVWNFIAVTLAWINVAGVKIWLLAIIYIISGVPGSYVFWYRPLYRAMRTESALKFGIFFFAYIFHIGFCCLATIAPPIFFDGKSLTGILPALEMFNENLVVGVFYIVGCAFFAVESLISIWVIQQVYMYFRGSGKAAEMKREAARTMAAL; encoded by the exons ATGGCTGGTGGTGAAGACACTAATCCATTTGCAGCTGATGATGATGTTAACCCATTCGCG AGAACTTCGTCGACAAATTCAAGGCCAAGACAACTTCCTCCAGAACGTGCTACTTACAGTGACGCGACAGTTAATATTCCTCTGGATGGTGCCAAG GACTTGAGAAAAAGGGAGATGGAACTTCAGGCAAAAGAAGATGAACTGAATAAGAGGGAACAG GAGTTGAAGAGGAAGGAAGATGCTATAGCTAGAg CTGGAATTATCATTGAGGAAAAAAATTGGCCTCCATTATTTCCCATCATTCATCATGATATTGCAAATGAGATTCCGATTCATTTGCGGAAGCTGCAGTATGTTGCGTTTACAACATGGTTAG GTTTAATCTTGTGTCTTGTATGGAATTTTATTGCGGTTACTCTTGCATGGATCAATGTGGCAG GTGTAAAAATCTGGTTACTTGCCATTATCTATATCATATCGGGAGTTCCTGGGTCTTATGTGTTTTGGTATCGACCTCTTTATCGTGCTATGAG GACTGAGAGTGCTCTAAAGTTTGGGATTTTCTTCTTTGCTTACATA TTTCATATTGGGTTCTGTTGTTTGGCTACAATTgctcctccaattttttttgacgGGAAATCACTCAC AGGAATTTTGCCAGCACTTGAGATGTTTAATGAAAATTTGGTGGTTGGG GTGTTTTATATCGTGGGATGTGCATTTTTTGCCGTGGAGTCACTGATAAGCATTTGGGTTATTCAG CAAGTCTATATGTATTTTCGAGGTAGTGGCAAAGCTGCAGAGATGAAACGTGAAGCTGCGAGAACAATGGCTGCTTTATAA
- the LOC108214713 gene encoding protein STRUBBELIG-RECEPTOR FAMILY 3 isoform X1, with protein sequence MGAQRSHMSNLNLVYIFLELILIFEAGTSYGFTNPVDVAAINSLYIAVGSPILPRWTSVGGDPCGDAWQGVECDGSNISSIKYNVANMNGDLGDNLGSFASIKIIDLSNNQIGGTIPTNLPVSLQQLYLADNKFTGSIPDSLSSMNQLSAMSLNGNQLTGDIPDSFQGLTVLVNLDLSSNKLTGQLPPSLEGLSSLTTFRLQNNQLSGTLDVLQDLPLRDLNVENNSFSGPIPEKLLSIAIFKSDGNPFNTSVAPSAPPTSPTGSPTLPTARPPAPPFFRVPASGQTPEKAPGNETPSRPADGPSATTDANSKKTNQSSNTKKIVWISIGSVFSVVILLLLLVLLIPRCCKERGDRVPRRYEIAPYIGNRENLREYGSLEQPFHQTEKGPKVDLVKPQDNYLKGPIVSSLAPMPREELNVDKMSAVPKVEDHEIDMTRFDFDSMLPPPPPPPPPPSPPPQLAPPAPPPMPLKSVTVNPILPAQTIPVNSSSGPLPPTTVRSYSIASLQQYTNSFSQENLIGGGMLGNVYTAQLPNGKLVAVKKLDRRVSSQLKDDKFLDLVNSIDKIRHANVVEILGYCAEHGQRLLVYEYCSNGTLQDALLADDESKPSWNLRIRMALGAARALQYLHEFCEPPVVHRNFKSSNVLLDDELTVHVSDCGLAPLISSGSVSQLSGNLLSTYGYGAPEFESGIYTSMSDVYSFGVVMLELLTGRKSHDSTRSRTEQFLARWAIPQLHDIDALSRMVDPSLQGKYPVKSLSRFADIIFRCVQPEPEFRPLMSEVVQDLLQLIRRDFD encoded by the exons ATGGGTGCACAAAGATCTCATATGAGTAACCTCAACCTTGTATATATCTTTCTGGAGTTGATCCTGATCTTTGAAGCTGGAACTTCATATGGCTTCACTAATCCCGTTGATG TTGCTGCTATTAATAGTTTATATATTGCGGTGGGTTCCCCTATTCTTCCTCGCTGGACTTCTGTTGGCGGAGACCCGTGTGGTGATGCTTGGCAAGGTGTTGAATGTGATGGATCAAACATAAGCTCAAT AAAATATAATGTTGCTAATATGAACGGAGACCTGGGCGACAACTTGGGATCATTTGCTTCCATCAAAATAAT CGATTTGAGCAACAACCAGATTGGTGGGACTATCCCAACAAATCTTCCCGTCTCCCTGCAACAACT TTATCTAGCAGATAACAAGTTCACCGGGAGCATCCCTGATTCTTTGTCATCCATGAATCAGTTGTCAGCCAT GTCTCTAAATGGCAACCAGTTGACAGGAGACATACCAGATTCCTTTCAGGGCCTAACTGTTTTGGTGAACCT AGATTTGTCCAGTAACAAATTGACTGGACAATTACCACCTTCCTTGGAAGGTCTCTCATCTTTGACTACCTT CCGTCTGCAAAACAATCAGCTTTCTGGGACACTTGATGTTCTCCAAGATCTTCCCCTCAGAGATTT GAATGTAGAGAACAACAGTTTTTCAGGACCTATACCTGAGAAGTTGTTAAGCATTGCCATTTTCAA ATCTGATGGAAATCCGTTCAACACTAGTGTTGCTCCGAGTGCCCCGCCAACATCGCCAACAGGCTCGCCCACATTGCCAACAGCACGTCCACCTGCTCCACCATTCTTTAGAGTTCCGGCCTCTGGGCAAACACCGGAGAAGGCACCTGGAAATGAAACACCAAGTAGACCAGCCGATGGACCATCTGCAACTACGGATGCAAATTCAAAAAAGACTAATCAAAGTTCAAATACCAAGAAAATAGTCTGGATATCAATTGGTTCTGTTTTTTCGGttgttattttattgttattacTAGTGCTTCTTATCCCAAGGTGTTGCAAAGAGAGAGGTGACAGGGTTCCCAGGCGGTATGAGATAGCTCCATATATTGGCAACAGAGAGAATCTTAGAGAATATGGATCCTTGGAACAACCATTTCATCAGACAGAAAAAG GACCCAAGGTGGATTTAGTTAAACCCCAGGACAATTATCTAAAAGGACCGATAGTGTCAAGTTTAGCTCCAATGCCGAGAGAGGAGCTAAATGTTGATAAAATGAGTGCAGTACCAAAGGTTGAGGACCATGAGATTGATATGACCAGATTTGATTTTGACTCAATgttgccaccaccaccaccaccacctccccCTCCATCTCCACCGCCACAGCTAGCCCCTCCAGCACCTCCACCAATGCCATTAAAAAGTGTCACTGTGAATCCAATTTTGCCAGCTCAGACTATTCCTGTAAATTCTTCGTCTGGACCTCTGCCTCCAACAACTGTACGGTCATACTCTATAGCATCCCTTCAGCAATATACAAATAGCTTTTCTCAAGAAAATCTCATCGGAGGAGGAATGCTGGGAAATGTTTACACAGCACAGCTTCCTAATGGAAAG CTAGTTGCTGTCAAGAAGCTGGATAGAAGGGTTTCTAGTCAGCTAAAAGATGATAAGTTTCTTGACCTGGTAAACAGTATTGATAAAATTCGTCACGCCAATGTTGTTGAAATTTTGGGTTATTGTGCGGAACATGGCCAAAGACTTCTGGTTTATGAGTACTGCAGTAATGGGACACTTCAAGATGCACTACTTGCCGATGATGAGTCAAAACCTTCATGGAATCTTCGAATTAGGATGGCACTCGGAGCTGCGAGAGCTTTGCA GTATTTGCATGAGTTCTGTGAGCCACCTGTTGTTCACAGAAACTTTAAGTCTTCTAATGTTCTCCTTGACGATGAGCTTACAGTGCATGTATCAGATTGTGGTTTGGCACCTCTAATATCATCAGGCTCAGTCAGTCag CTGTCAGGAAACCTACTTAGCACCTACGGTTATGGTGCTCCTGAATTTGAGTCTGGGATATATACTTCTATGAGTGATGTATACAGTTTTGGAGTCGTGATGTTGGAACTCTTAACGGGAAGAAAGTCACATGACAG CACACGGAGCCGTACAGAGCAGTTTCTTGCAAGATGGGCAATTCCTCAGCTTCATGATATTGATGCATTGTCAAGGATGGTTGATCCTTCATTACAAGGAAAATACCCTGTTAAATCATTATCCCGTTTTGCTGACATTATATTTCGCTGTGTTCAG CCAGAGCCAGAATTCAGACCACTGATGTCTGAAGTTGTCCAGGATCTCCTACAACTTATAAGAAGAGATTTCGATTAA
- the LOC108214713 gene encoding protein STRUBBELIG-RECEPTOR FAMILY 3 isoform X2 encodes MGAQRSHMSNLNLVYIFLELILIFEAGTSYGFTNPVDVAAINSLYIAVGSPILPRWTSVGGDPCGDAWQGVECDGSNISSIKYNVANMNGDLGDNLGSFASIKIIYLADNKFTGSIPDSLSSMNQLSAMSLNGNQLTGDIPDSFQGLTVLVNLDLSSNKLTGQLPPSLEGLSSLTTFRLQNNQLSGTLDVLQDLPLRDLNVENNSFSGPIPEKLLSIAIFKSDGNPFNTSVAPSAPPTSPTGSPTLPTARPPAPPFFRVPASGQTPEKAPGNETPSRPADGPSATTDANSKKTNQSSNTKKIVWISIGSVFSVVILLLLLVLLIPRCCKERGDRVPRRYEIAPYIGNRENLREYGSLEQPFHQTEKGPKVDLVKPQDNYLKGPIVSSLAPMPREELNVDKMSAVPKVEDHEIDMTRFDFDSMLPPPPPPPPPPSPPPQLAPPAPPPMPLKSVTVNPILPAQTIPVNSSSGPLPPTTVRSYSIASLQQYTNSFSQENLIGGGMLGNVYTAQLPNGKLVAVKKLDRRVSSQLKDDKFLDLVNSIDKIRHANVVEILGYCAEHGQRLLVYEYCSNGTLQDALLADDESKPSWNLRIRMALGAARALQYLHEFCEPPVVHRNFKSSNVLLDDELTVHVSDCGLAPLISSGSVSQLSGNLLSTYGYGAPEFESGIYTSMSDVYSFGVVMLELLTGRKSHDSTRSRTEQFLARWAIPQLHDIDALSRMVDPSLQGKYPVKSLSRFADIIFRCVQPEPEFRPLMSEVVQDLLQLIRRDFD; translated from the exons ATGGGTGCACAAAGATCTCATATGAGTAACCTCAACCTTGTATATATCTTTCTGGAGTTGATCCTGATCTTTGAAGCTGGAACTTCATATGGCTTCACTAATCCCGTTGATG TTGCTGCTATTAATAGTTTATATATTGCGGTGGGTTCCCCTATTCTTCCTCGCTGGACTTCTGTTGGCGGAGACCCGTGTGGTGATGCTTGGCAAGGTGTTGAATGTGATGGATCAAACATAAGCTCAAT AAAATATAATGTTGCTAATATGAACGGAGACCTGGGCGACAACTTGGGATCATTTGCTTCCATCAAAATAAT TTATCTAGCAGATAACAAGTTCACCGGGAGCATCCCTGATTCTTTGTCATCCATGAATCAGTTGTCAGCCAT GTCTCTAAATGGCAACCAGTTGACAGGAGACATACCAGATTCCTTTCAGGGCCTAACTGTTTTGGTGAACCT AGATTTGTCCAGTAACAAATTGACTGGACAATTACCACCTTCCTTGGAAGGTCTCTCATCTTTGACTACCTT CCGTCTGCAAAACAATCAGCTTTCTGGGACACTTGATGTTCTCCAAGATCTTCCCCTCAGAGATTT GAATGTAGAGAACAACAGTTTTTCAGGACCTATACCTGAGAAGTTGTTAAGCATTGCCATTTTCAA ATCTGATGGAAATCCGTTCAACACTAGTGTTGCTCCGAGTGCCCCGCCAACATCGCCAACAGGCTCGCCCACATTGCCAACAGCACGTCCACCTGCTCCACCATTCTTTAGAGTTCCGGCCTCTGGGCAAACACCGGAGAAGGCACCTGGAAATGAAACACCAAGTAGACCAGCCGATGGACCATCTGCAACTACGGATGCAAATTCAAAAAAGACTAATCAAAGTTCAAATACCAAGAAAATAGTCTGGATATCAATTGGTTCTGTTTTTTCGGttgttattttattgttattacTAGTGCTTCTTATCCCAAGGTGTTGCAAAGAGAGAGGTGACAGGGTTCCCAGGCGGTATGAGATAGCTCCATATATTGGCAACAGAGAGAATCTTAGAGAATATGGATCCTTGGAACAACCATTTCATCAGACAGAAAAAG GACCCAAGGTGGATTTAGTTAAACCCCAGGACAATTATCTAAAAGGACCGATAGTGTCAAGTTTAGCTCCAATGCCGAGAGAGGAGCTAAATGTTGATAAAATGAGTGCAGTACCAAAGGTTGAGGACCATGAGATTGATATGACCAGATTTGATTTTGACTCAATgttgccaccaccaccaccaccacctccccCTCCATCTCCACCGCCACAGCTAGCCCCTCCAGCACCTCCACCAATGCCATTAAAAAGTGTCACTGTGAATCCAATTTTGCCAGCTCAGACTATTCCTGTAAATTCTTCGTCTGGACCTCTGCCTCCAACAACTGTACGGTCATACTCTATAGCATCCCTTCAGCAATATACAAATAGCTTTTCTCAAGAAAATCTCATCGGAGGAGGAATGCTGGGAAATGTTTACACAGCACAGCTTCCTAATGGAAAG CTAGTTGCTGTCAAGAAGCTGGATAGAAGGGTTTCTAGTCAGCTAAAAGATGATAAGTTTCTTGACCTGGTAAACAGTATTGATAAAATTCGTCACGCCAATGTTGTTGAAATTTTGGGTTATTGTGCGGAACATGGCCAAAGACTTCTGGTTTATGAGTACTGCAGTAATGGGACACTTCAAGATGCACTACTTGCCGATGATGAGTCAAAACCTTCATGGAATCTTCGAATTAGGATGGCACTCGGAGCTGCGAGAGCTTTGCA GTATTTGCATGAGTTCTGTGAGCCACCTGTTGTTCACAGAAACTTTAAGTCTTCTAATGTTCTCCTTGACGATGAGCTTACAGTGCATGTATCAGATTGTGGTTTGGCACCTCTAATATCATCAGGCTCAGTCAGTCag CTGTCAGGAAACCTACTTAGCACCTACGGTTATGGTGCTCCTGAATTTGAGTCTGGGATATATACTTCTATGAGTGATGTATACAGTTTTGGAGTCGTGATGTTGGAACTCTTAACGGGAAGAAAGTCACATGACAG CACACGGAGCCGTACAGAGCAGTTTCTTGCAAGATGGGCAATTCCTCAGCTTCATGATATTGATGCATTGTCAAGGATGGTTGATCCTTCATTACAAGGAAAATACCCTGTTAAATCATTATCCCGTTTTGCTGACATTATATTTCGCTGTGTTCAG CCAGAGCCAGAATTCAGACCACTGATGTCTGAAGTTGTCCAGGATCTCCTACAACTTATAAGAAGAGATTTCGATTAA
- the LOC108211833 gene encoding uncharacterized protein LOC108211833, with the protein MGCCESTPISTHPTKPTTTPPPPPPQPKPALITHPQPQPEEEETVKEVLSETPISKPPPPPPQITNPNPRPDVKPKKIEPIGVTKPTEQEISLVSEISEASEFCSFSGSFSTTTVNEKDDGEVTQRVGPRSPAKTPRKCTYSGEVKRERGPTRSKRGGHSQVVRSSRPVAQGRANTTPHRRNVGLTSGAVKRDSGELSLRRSRSPAPRGEKGGPGGRTVGQRGVTGGGVTGQAGGKSPVRKVDESQRKVEKQDDAVLGENGSESLENPLVSLECFIFL; encoded by the coding sequence ATGGGCTGCTGTGAAAGCACCCCCATCTCAACCCATCCCACCAAGCCCACCACCActcctccaccaccaccaccacaacCCAAACCAGCCCTCATTACCCACCCTCAACCTCAgcctgaagaagaagaaacagTCAAAGAAGTCCTCTCTGAAACACCCATCTCCAAACCCCCACCACCGCCACCTCAAATCACTAACCCTAACCCAAGGCCTGATGTTAAGCCCAAGAAAATCGAGCCCATTGGTGTAACTAAGCCCACTGAGCAAGAAATCAGCTTAGTGTCTGAAATCTCGGAGGCGTCTGAGTTTTGTAGCTTCTCCGGCAGCTTTTCGACTACTACTGTTAACGAGAAGGACGATGGTGAGGTTACTCAGCGAGTGGGCCCACGTTCTCCGGCGAAGACGCCGAGAAAATGCACTTACTCCGGCGAGGTGAAGAGAGAGAGGGGCCCCACTAGATCTAAAAGAGGTGGTCACAGTCAGGTCGTGAGGTCTTCTAGGCCAGTTGCTCAAGGGAGGGCCAATACGACGCCGCATCGCAGGAATGTGGGGCTTACTAGCGGTGCTGTAAAGAGAGATTCCGGTGAGCTTTCTCTGAGGAGGTCGAGGTCACCGGCGCCACGTGGAGAGAAGGGTGGACCAGGTGGGAGGACTGTGGGACAGAGAGGTGTAACGGGCGGTGGGGTGACTGGTCAAGCCGGTGGCAAGTCACCGGTCAGGAAAGTTGACGAAAGTCAAAGGAAGGTGGAGAAGCAGGACGACGCCGTTTTGGGGGAGAATGGGAGTGAGTCGCTTGAGAATCCTCTTGTCTCACTCGAgtgttttattttcttgtaa